A region of the Polynucleobacter sp. MWH-Braz-FAM2G genome:
GATCCTGATCGTCCTGCTACCGTTTTTCCAACAGAGCGTTTTCCGGGATTTGAATTCTGTCAATATCAGCCAAATGGCTTGACATGCAAAGTGCCTCCTGGTCATTATTTCGCTATGGGCGACAACCGAGATAACAGTGCAGATTCACGCTACTGGGGTTTTGTGCCAGACAAGAATATTGTTGGCAAGGCATTCTTTGTTTGGTTAAATCTCGGTAATCTAGGTCGCATAGGCGGCTTCGAGTAATCATCATGAATGCACGTGCCGTCATTGATACAGGACCGCTGCAAGATCGCCTTGGCTACGCATTCAAGAAGCCAGAGTTATTGAATCAGGCATTGACTCACCGCAGTCATAGCAAGAAGAATAATGAACGCCTTGAATTTTTGGGTGACTCCATTCTAAATTGCGTTGTCGCTGAAATGCTTTATGAGCGATATTCAGATTTAGATGAGGGAGATCTCTCTCGTGTGCGCGCGAACTTAGTCAAGCAACAGGCTTTATATGAGATTGCGCAAACTTTATCCTTGTCCGATTACCTGCGCCTAGGTGAAGGAGAGCTTAAAAGTGGTGGCTTTCGTCGCCCCTCTATATTGGCTGATACATTGGAGGCAGTTACAGGCGCTATTTTTGTAGATGGCGGTTTTGAAGCGGCTAAAACTTGTTTGCGTAAACTATATTCCATCATTTTGGCGAATGTAGATCCCAAGACATTGGGTAAGGACGATAAAACTCTTTTGCAGGAATGTTTGCAAAGCTATCAACTACCTTTGCCGACATACAACGTGACTGGTACAACTGGCGCTGCCCACAATCAGCAATTTGAAGTTGAATGCTTGATTCCTAATCT
Encoded here:
- the rnc gene encoding ribonuclease III, with product MDTGPLQDRLGYAFKKPELLNQALTHRSHSKKNNERLEFLGDSILNCVVAEMLYERYSDLDEGDLSRVRANLVKQQALYEIAQTLSLSDYLRLGEGELKSGGFRRPSILADTLEAVTGAIFVDGGFEAAKTCLRKLYSIILANVDPKTLGKDDKTLLQECLQSYQLPLPTYNVTGTTGAAHNQQFEVECLIPNLKVAVKGEGASRRAAEQAAAKMALLAVLKALPQESRKPKKTRSAKKKAAKKEATEEQLNLKLKG